In Rouxiella sp. WC2420, the following proteins share a genomic window:
- a CDS encoding ABC transporter substrate-binding protein, with the protein MKLFRQLSRGLSLFFLGIAVIIGAAQAETVTPHRGGTLTLILPSEPSALVAIATVAQPVIAVSAKVTEGLLTYDYNLNPLAQLATSWEISPDGLQYTFHLRKGVKWTDGKPFTSADVAFSINLLKKTHPRAKATFANVESIATPDPLTAVFKLSNPAPYLIRAFAAGETPIVPEHIYANTDPLKNENNNHPIGTGPYVFEKWVRGSYIIYKRNPNYWDQPKPYIDQLIVKFSTDPVVRSLDLQTGQADLGYRTPVALSELKTLQKKPDLVFGYQGYNYNYSVASIYFNLDDKVFKDIRVRQAIAHAINRAALLKVVYFGYATPTESPIAPGLKAFHSATPSPYQYDLAAANKLLDEAGYKKGSDGVRLRVTLDYNTFDDTFQRNAEFVRSALSRIGIAVTLRSQDISTYAERVFTHRDFQFSIDQYANLYDPTAGVQRLYWSKNYRPGVPWTNISHYINPQVDKVLEAAQTENDAQKRIADFKQFQDIVQHDVPDIPLASPQFITIANKRVHDSSPTADGIEGNLSTVWVDPKP; encoded by the coding sequence ATGAAGTTATTTCGACAATTAAGTCGTGGTTTATCTTTATTTTTTCTAGGGATTGCAGTCATTATTGGTGCGGCGCAGGCAGAAACGGTCACACCACATCGGGGAGGCACTTTAACCCTTATCTTACCCAGCGAACCCTCGGCATTGGTGGCAATAGCCACGGTAGCGCAGCCGGTTATTGCGGTAAGTGCCAAGGTAACAGAAGGCCTGCTGACTTATGATTACAACCTGAATCCCTTGGCGCAGCTGGCAACCTCCTGGGAAATCAGCCCTGACGGTTTGCAATACACTTTTCATCTGCGTAAAGGCGTGAAATGGACTGACGGCAAGCCCTTCACCTCGGCAGATGTCGCCTTTTCGATTAATTTACTGAAAAAAACGCATCCACGCGCCAAGGCGACCTTTGCCAACGTCGAATCGATCGCGACGCCAGATCCCCTCACTGCGGTATTTAAACTCAGTAATCCAGCACCTTATCTGATCCGCGCGTTTGCGGCCGGTGAAACGCCGATTGTGCCGGAACATATTTATGCCAACACCGATCCGCTGAAAAATGAAAATAATAATCATCCTATCGGAACCGGGCCTTATGTCTTTGAGAAATGGGTACGCGGCAGCTATATCATTTACAAACGTAATCCGAATTATTGGGACCAGCCGAAGCCATACATCGACCAACTGATCGTCAAGTTTTCAACCGATCCAGTCGTGCGCTCGCTGGATCTGCAAACCGGTCAGGCGGATTTGGGTTATCGTACTCCGGTTGCGCTCAGCGAGTTGAAAACCTTGCAGAAAAAGCCCGATCTGGTTTTCGGTTATCAAGGTTATAACTACAACTACAGCGTAGCGTCGATCTATTTCAACCTCGACGATAAGGTGTTTAAAGATATTCGCGTGCGTCAGGCCATTGCTCACGCCATTAATCGTGCAGCTTTGCTAAAAGTCGTGTATTTCGGCTATGCAACGCCAACCGAATCGCCTATTGCACCGGGCCTGAAAGCCTTCCATAGCGCCACGCCATCGCCGTATCAGTATGATCTGGCCGCCGCAAACAAGCTGCTCGATGAAGCAGGATACAAAAAAGGCAGCGACGGTGTTCGCCTGCGTGTGACGCTGGACTACAACACCTTTGACGATACCTTCCAACGCAATGCCGAATTTGTCCGCTCGGCGCTGAGCAGAATTGGTATCGCAGTCACGCTGCGTTCTCAGGATATTTCAACCTATGCCGAACGCGTGTTTACCCATCGTGATTTCCAGTTCTCCATCGACCAATACGCCAATCTGTATGATCCAACCGCGGGCGTGCAGCGCCTTTACTGGTCTAAAAATTATCGTCCGGGCGTGCCGTGGACCAACATTTCTCACTATATCAATCCGCAGGTCGATAAAGTGCTGGAAGCCGCGCAAACGGAAAATGATGCCCAGAAACGTATCGCCGACTTTAAGCAATTCCAGGACATCGTGCAGCACGACGTGCCTGATATCCCATTAGCGTCGCCACAGTTTATTACCATCGCCAACAAACGGGTTCATGACAGCTCGCCAACCGCTGACGGTATCGAAGGCAATCTTTCAACGGTTTGGGTCGATCCAAAACCTTAA
- a CDS encoding aspartate/glutamate racemase family protein, which produces MSQNNVGSKPATLGILMVKTHFRRYQGDIGNPHTWPFPVRYKVVEEAIPQRMGHLGEHDLLEPFKRAAQELINEGVDGLTTSCGYLSWYQQELAAWSPVPVVTSSLLQYVTVRQLLPANKQPLILTYDASTLKAEYLTRVGIPADAAVAGMPAQSEFVRSIRDGDSSVSWQTLADEVLTTAENALKKFPNTGALVLECTNLAPFSALLQARFNLPVYDTVTLVKSFYAALRPSYWDGGQQWNL; this is translated from the coding sequence ATGAGCCAGAATAATGTCGGCAGCAAGCCAGCCACTCTCGGAATTTTGATGGTAAAAACGCATTTTCGTCGCTATCAGGGCGATATCGGCAATCCGCACACCTGGCCCTTTCCGGTGCGCTACAAAGTGGTCGAGGAAGCAATTCCGCAGCGGATGGGCCACCTGGGAGAACATGATTTGCTGGAGCCGTTCAAACGCGCAGCGCAGGAGCTGATTAACGAGGGTGTCGATGGGCTGACCACCAGCTGCGGTTATCTGTCGTGGTATCAGCAGGAACTGGCAGCGTGGTCGCCGGTGCCGGTAGTGACGAGCAGCCTGTTGCAATACGTCACGGTGCGTCAGTTGCTCCCGGCCAATAAGCAGCCACTGATTTTGACCTACGATGCGAGCACGTTGAAAGCCGAATATTTGACGCGCGTTGGCATCCCGGCCGACGCTGCCGTTGCGGGCATGCCTGCGCAGTCGGAGTTTGTGCGCTCAATTCGTGACGGCGATAGCTCGGTAAGCTGGCAAACGCTGGCCGATGAGGTGCTGACTACCGCGGAAAATGCCCTGAAAAAGTTTCCGAATACCGGTGCGCTGGTGCTGGAATGCACCAATCTTGCGCCTTTCAGCGCGCTGTTGCAGGCACGTTTTAATCTGCCGGTTTACGACACGGTAACGCTGGTGAAAAGTTTCTATGCGGCGCTGCGCCCTTCATATTGGGACGGTGGACAACAATGGAATCTTTAA
- a CDS encoding ABC transporter permease, with the protein MESLSRIFSALGRALLQAIPAALGIVLVVFLFLQLLPGDAVDVMASQSGSATAENMAWLRSEYGLDKPALFQFYNYLTHLAHFNLGYSPRYGTDVSSLILSRLPNTLLLMLLAQVVALFVGISFGVTMAVWANKWPDRLLTVFNLLLYSLPGFWMGLVILLLFSVHLGWLPSGGSQTIGVNLTGWAALADTLRHAVLPVLALSSYFIAIYARLTRSAMLEIATQDFVRTAHAKGLHPRSIAVRHVLRCALMPVTTVAGMYFGNLLGGAAVIETVFNWPGLGSLAMEAIVARDFNVVLGVLLLSAFLVVIVNIVVDVLQSWLDPRIEGKK; encoded by the coding sequence ATGGAATCTTTAAGCCGCATTTTTTCCGCGTTAGGCCGGGCGCTGTTGCAGGCAATTCCGGCCGCGCTTGGGATCGTGCTGGTGGTGTTTCTGTTTTTGCAGCTGTTACCCGGCGACGCGGTTGACGTGATGGCAAGCCAGTCCGGCAGTGCCACGGCAGAAAACATGGCCTGGCTACGCTCGGAGTACGGCCTGGATAAACCGGCGTTATTTCAGTTTTACAACTACCTCACGCATCTGGCGCACTTTAATCTGGGTTATTCCCCACGTTATGGCACTGACGTGAGCTCGTTAATCCTGTCGCGCCTGCCCAACACGTTGCTGCTTATGCTGCTGGCACAGGTTGTAGCGCTGTTTGTCGGGATCAGCTTCGGGGTTACCATGGCTGTCTGGGCCAATAAATGGCCGGACCGTCTGTTAACCGTATTTAATCTGCTGCTTTACTCCCTGCCCGGCTTCTGGATGGGACTGGTTATCCTGCTGCTGTTCTCGGTGCATCTCGGCTGGTTGCCTAGCGGTGGCAGCCAAACTATTGGCGTGAATCTTACTGGCTGGGCGGCGCTGGCCGATACTCTGCGCCACGCGGTGCTTCCGGTATTGGCATTGAGTAGCTATTTCATTGCGATTTATGCCCGACTGACGCGTAGCGCGATGCTGGAAATTGCCACTCAGGATTTTGTCCGCACGGCTCATGCGAAAGGCCTGCATCCGCGCAGCATCGCAGTGCGTCACGTATTGCGCTGTGCCTTGATGCCCGTCACCACGGTCGCCGGGATGTATTTCGGCAACCTGCTTGGCGGTGCGGCGGTCATCGAAACCGTGTTCAACTGGCCGGGTTTAGGCAGTCTGGCGATGGAGGCGATTGTCGCGCGTGATTTCAATGTGGTGCTTGGCGTACTGCTGCTGTCAGCGTTTTTGGTGGTCATCGTCAACATCGTGGTTGACGTGCTGCAAAGCTGGCTCGATCCACGGATTGAGGGCAAAAAATGA
- a CDS encoding ABC transporter permease: MLKPAGRSTWRRFWRSLEAVVGSALLLIIFLMAATASWLFPGDPLDMVAQPFLWPGDDPAYPLGTDSLGRDVASGIFHGAQVSLQIGFSAVLVSLLIGVIAGASAGYFGGWLDKAVTRLAELFQTFPSFLLVVVLVVIGQPTVTYISFAIGLASWPMIARLVRAEYRQLRSLDFVLAAQSLGYSHLRIIFRELLPNVLPSLVVTVSVLMASSILTESSLAFLGFSDPNRISWGSMIGDGRQSLQNAWYLAVIPGAALAVTILALNLLGDALNDLLNPRRKEN; encoded by the coding sequence ATGCTGAAACCAGCCGGTCGTTCCACATGGCGACGTTTCTGGCGTTCGCTGGAGGCGGTGGTTGGCAGCGCATTGCTGTTAATTATTTTCCTGATGGCCGCGACAGCCTCGTGGCTGTTTCCGGGCGATCCACTGGACATGGTCGCGCAACCCTTTTTATGGCCGGGTGACGATCCGGCATATCCGCTAGGCACCGACTCGCTGGGCCGAGATGTTGCTTCCGGCATTTTCCACGGCGCGCAGGTGTCATTGCAGATTGGCTTTAGTGCCGTGTTAGTCAGCTTGTTGATTGGCGTTATTGCCGGAGCCAGCGCGGGTTATTTCGGCGGCTGGCTTGATAAGGCCGTCACTCGTTTGGCCGAGTTGTTCCAGACTTTCCCATCGTTTCTGCTGGTCGTTGTGCTGGTAGTGATTGGGCAGCCGACTGTCACCTATATTTCTTTTGCCATCGGACTGGCCTCATGGCCGATGATTGCCCGTCTGGTGCGTGCCGAGTATCGCCAGTTGAGGTCACTGGATTTTGTGCTGGCGGCGCAGAGTCTGGGCTATAGCCATCTGCGGATCATCTTCCGCGAACTGCTGCCTAATGTTTTGCCCTCACTTGTCGTGACCGTTTCCGTGCTAATGGCCTCTTCAATCCTCACCGAATCTTCACTGGCTTTCTTAGGTTTCAGCGACCCTAACCGAATTAGCTGGGGCAGCATGATTGGCGACGGGCGTCAGTCGTTACAGAACGCCTGGTATCTGGCGGTGATCCCCGGCGCGGCGCTGGCAGTCACTATTCTGGCTCTGAATCTGCTGGGCGATGCACTCAATGACCTGCTTAATCCGCGCCGCAAGGAGAATTGA
- a CDS encoding ABC transporter ATP-binding protein encodes MASLLEYKDFSVQFGDRSVVRHLNLSVRAGEFMALVGESGCGKSITALSTMRLAPDNARLSGEILYQGSNLLSLSDSAIRQRRGKDIAMIFQEPMTSLNPVLTIGQQIIETLRLHLGLSAAAARTRAIELLQLVNIPQANQRVDDYAHHLSGGQRQRVMIAMAVACEPKLLIADEPTTALDVTVQMQILSLLDKLRQELGMGVLFITHDLGLVEQRADRVAVMYQGEKVEEASKTALFQNPQHAYSQGLLAASLHGSNTPHYRSSRLTEIVHHADAPPTLYIPPVSEIRPFHCADKPLLELKNVSFHYPSSSAQVPSVNDVSLEIMPGETLGLVGESGCGKSTLSKLILRLLSAQKGQILFDSEDITRHSSSQLAPLRRRVQMVFQDPYASLNPRHTVGEILKTPLRVHHLGERASHHKAVLKILDQVGLPANAIERYPHEFSGGQRQRIGIARALIVDPQLIICDEPVSALDVSVQAQILNLLVDLKQERQLSLLFISHDLAVVRYIADRVMVMYQGQSVEQGSHQQIWQHPQHPYTRQLLQAISSGVEKGLLTGA; translated from the coding sequence ATGGCTTCACTTCTCGAATATAAAGATTTCAGCGTGCAGTTTGGCGATCGTTCCGTGGTTCGCCATCTTAATCTCTCTGTACGCGCTGGCGAGTTTATGGCTTTGGTTGGGGAATCCGGCTGTGGAAAATCGATAACCGCCCTTTCGACCATGCGCTTGGCACCCGATAACGCGCGGCTTTCTGGTGAGATCCTCTATCAGGGCAGCAACCTTTTGTCGCTGTCTGATAGCGCGATTCGTCAACGGCGCGGCAAAGATATCGCGATGATCTTTCAGGAGCCGATGACCTCGCTGAATCCGGTGCTAACCATCGGCCAGCAGATTATCGAAACGCTGCGCCTGCATCTGGGTTTGTCGGCGGCGGCGGCACGAACACGCGCTATCGAACTGCTGCAACTGGTTAATATCCCTCAGGCAAACCAGCGAGTGGATGATTATGCGCACCATCTTTCTGGTGGCCAGCGTCAGCGAGTGATGATTGCCATGGCGGTGGCATGCGAACCAAAACTGCTGATTGCTGATGAGCCGACCACCGCGCTGGACGTCACGGTACAAATGCAGATCCTCTCGCTGCTGGACAAACTGCGTCAGGAATTGGGTATGGGTGTGCTGTTTATCACCCACGATCTCGGCCTGGTGGAACAGCGTGCCGATCGCGTAGCGGTCATGTATCAGGGCGAAAAAGTCGAGGAAGCCAGCAAAACAGCGCTGTTTCAGAATCCGCAACACGCTTACAGTCAGGGGCTTTTAGCGGCCTCGTTGCACGGTAGCAACACGCCTCATTATCGCTCCAGCCGACTGACCGAAATTGTTCACCATGCGGATGCACCGCCGACGCTTTACATCCCGCCTGTTAGTGAGATTCGCCCGTTCCATTGCGCAGATAAGCCATTGCTGGAACTGAAAAATGTCAGTTTTCACTATCCTTCATCGAGTGCGCAGGTGCCCTCGGTTAATGACGTTTCGCTGGAGATTATGCCGGGAGAAACGCTGGGGCTGGTGGGAGAATCAGGCTGCGGAAAATCAACGCTGTCCAAGCTTATCCTGCGCCTGCTCTCTGCGCAGAAAGGGCAAATTCTCTTCGACAGCGAGGACATTACCCGTCACTCTTCGTCGCAGCTTGCCCCACTGAGACGTCGGGTGCAAATGGTGTTTCAGGATCCTTATGCGTCGCTTAATCCAAGGCACACCGTCGGCGAAATTCTCAAAACGCCGCTGCGAGTGCATCATCTCGGCGAGCGAGCTTCTCACCATAAAGCGGTGTTGAAGATTTTGGACCAGGTCGGTTTGCCTGCCAATGCCATAGAACGCTATCCGCACGAGTTTTCCGGCGGCCAGCGCCAGCGCATTGGAATTGCCCGAGCGCTTATCGTTGATCCACAGCTGATTATTTGTGACGAACCCGTGTCGGCGCTGGATGTGTCAGTGCAGGCACAAATTTTGAATCTGTTGGTGGATTTAAAACAGGAGCGGCAGCTGTCCTTGTTGTTTATCTCACATGATTTGGCCGTGGTGCGCTATATCGCCGATCGGGTGATGGTGATGTATCAGGGACAATCGGTGGAGCAAGGAAGTCATCAGCAGATTTGGCAGCATCCGCAGCATCCTTACACGCGACAGTTATTGCAGGCCATTAGCAGTGGTGTTGAAAAAGGATTACTGACCGGGGCGTGA
- a CDS encoding ABC transporter permease — protein MSQLYWVALKSIWMKEINRFGRIWVQTLVPPVITMSLYFVIFGNLIGSRIGDMHGFSYMQFIVPGLIMMSVITNSYANVASSFFSAKFQRNIEELLVAPVPTHVVIAGYVGGGVARGICVGILVTVISLFFVHLTIHSWWVIALTLLLTAILFSLGGLLNAVFATTFDDISLIPTFVLTPLTYLGGVFYSLTLLPPIWQAISKLNPIVYMISGFRYGFLGISDVPLVFTMAVLVAFIVVFYLLAWYLIERGRGLRS, from the coding sequence ATGTCGCAACTCTATTGGGTGGCACTAAAAAGTATCTGGATGAAAGAGATTAACCGTTTTGGACGCATCTGGGTGCAAACCCTGGTCCCACCGGTGATCACTATGTCCCTGTATTTTGTGATTTTTGGGAATTTGATTGGTTCACGCATCGGCGATATGCACGGTTTTAGCTACATGCAATTTATCGTGCCGGGCCTGATTATGATGTCGGTTATCACCAACTCCTACGCCAATGTCGCTTCGTCGTTTTTCAGCGCCAAATTCCAGCGCAACATTGAAGAACTGCTGGTAGCGCCTGTGCCAACTCACGTGGTGATCGCCGGTTACGTCGGTGGCGGCGTGGCACGCGGTATTTGTGTGGGGATTTTGGTCACCGTCATCTCGCTTTTCTTCGTGCATCTTACTATCCACTCATGGTGGGTAATTGCGTTGACGCTGCTGCTGACCGCCATCCTGTTCTCGCTGGGTGGTTTGCTAAACGCCGTATTTGCTACGACTTTTGACGATATCAGCCTGATACCGACCTTCGTGCTGACACCGCTGACTTATCTGGGCGGGGTATTTTACTCTCTGACCCTGCTGCCGCCGATTTGGCAGGCGATCTCCAAGCTTAACCCGATCGTTTATATGATCAGCGGATTCCGCTACGGATTTCTGGGAATTTCAGATGTGCCACTGGTGTTTACCATGGCGGTGCTGGTGGCGTTCATCGTGGTATTTTACCTGCTGGCCTGGTACCTGATCGAGCGCGGACGCGGGCTAAGAAGTTAA
- a CDS encoding ABC transporter ATP-binding protein → MTYALELEKLTKTYAGGVQALRGIDLRVEAGDFYALLGPNGAGKSTTIGIISSLVNKSSGKVQVFGYDIDKDIVNAKRQLGLVPQEFNFNPFETVMQVVVNQAGYYGVKRSDALSRAEKYLTQLDLWGKRNDRSRMLSGGMKRRLMIARALMHEPKLLILDEPTAGVDIELRRSMWGFLKELNVQGTTIILTTHYLEEAEMLCRNIGIIQGGLLVENTSMKSLLAKQKSETFVLDLAPKSAIPKLEGYPSNLLDTSTLEVEVMREQGLNSLFSQLSKQGVQVLSMRNKANRLEELFVTLVNGSEGKK, encoded by the coding sequence ATGACATACGCTTTAGAACTGGAGAAGTTAACCAAAACCTACGCAGGCGGTGTACAGGCTCTACGCGGGATTGACTTGCGTGTTGAAGCCGGCGATTTCTATGCGCTGCTAGGTCCCAACGGGGCCGGAAAGTCCACTACCATAGGCATTATCAGCTCGCTGGTAAACAAGTCCTCCGGCAAGGTTCAGGTATTTGGTTACGACATCGACAAGGATATTGTTAACGCCAAGCGCCAGCTCGGACTGGTCCCCCAGGAGTTCAACTTTAACCCTTTTGAAACCGTGATGCAGGTTGTGGTTAATCAGGCAGGCTACTACGGCGTGAAGCGATCTGACGCCCTATCACGTGCTGAAAAGTATCTCACTCAGCTCGACTTGTGGGGTAAACGCAACGATCGCTCGCGCATGCTGTCGGGCGGGATGAAACGTCGTCTGATGATTGCCCGTGCGCTGATGCATGAGCCTAAACTGCTGATCCTCGATGAGCCAACCGCGGGTGTGGATATCGAGCTGCGCCGTTCTATGTGGGGCTTCCTGAAAGAACTGAATGTGCAGGGTACAACCATCATTCTAACCACCCACTATCTTGAAGAGGCCGAGATGCTGTGTCGCAATATCGGCATTATTCAGGGCGGTCTGCTGGTGGAAAACACCTCGATGAAATCGCTGCTGGCCAAGCAGAAATCAGAAACTTTCGTGCTTGATTTGGCACCGAAAAGCGCGATTCCCAAACTCGAGGGCTATCCCAGTAACCTGCTTGATACCTCGACGCTGGAAGTTGAAGTGATGCGCGAGCAGGGTCTTAATTCGCTGTTTAGCCAGCTGAGCAAGCAGGGCGTACAGGTGTTGAGCATGCGTAACAAGGCTAACCGTTTGGAAGAGCTGTTTGTCACCCTGGTAAATGGCAGTGAGGGTAAAAAATAA
- the can gene encoding carbonate dehydratase produces MKDIETLISNNAAWSKIMEEEDPGFFERLSLAQKPRFLWIGCSDSRVPAERLTGLEPGELFVHRNVANLVIHTDLNCLSVVQYAIDVLEVEHVIICGHHGCGGVKAAIENPELGLIDNWLLHIRDIYFKHGHALSELEPDDRLNKLCELNVAEQVYNLGHSTVMRSAWQRGQKITIHGWVYGLQDGLLRDLNMASNSREELEQRYHRGVASLIEQSK; encoded by the coding sequence ATGAAAGATATCGAAACACTGATCAGTAACAACGCTGCCTGGTCAAAAATAATGGAAGAGGAAGATCCTGGCTTTTTCGAACGCCTCTCTCTTGCTCAGAAACCACGTTTTCTATGGATCGGTTGTTCCGACAGCCGCGTTCCTGCTGAACGTTTAACCGGACTGGAACCTGGCGAACTTTTTGTTCACCGTAACGTTGCCAACCTGGTTATCCACACTGATCTCAACTGCCTGTCCGTTGTGCAATACGCTATCGACGTGCTGGAAGTTGAACACGTGATTATTTGTGGTCACCACGGCTGCGGCGGCGTGAAGGCGGCGATCGAAAACCCGGAATTAGGATTAATCGATAACTGGCTGCTGCATATCCGCGACATCTATTTCAAACACGGACACGCGCTTAGCGAACTTGAGCCTGATGACCGTCTGAATAAACTCTGTGAGCTGAATGTTGCGGAACAGGTGTATAACCTGGGTCACTCCACCGTGATGCGCAGTGCCTGGCAACGCGGTCAAAAAATCACTATTCACGGCTGGGTGTACGGACTTCAGGATGGCCTGTTGCGTGACTTGAATATGGCATCCAACAGCCGTGAAGAGCTCGAGCAGCGCTATCATCGGGGCGTTGCTTCCCTGATTGAACAGTCAAAATAA
- the hpt gene encoding hypoxanthine phosphoribosyltransferase, translating to MKHTVDVMISEQEVKTRIAELGREITEHYRDSGSEMVLVGLLRGSFMFMADLCRAIDVPHEVDFMTASSYGNGMSTTRDVKILKDLDEDIRGKDVLIVEDIIDSGNTLSKVREIFKLRGPKSLAICTLLDKPERREVDVTVEYVGFTIPDEFVVGYGIDYAQRYRHLPYVGKVTMLEE from the coding sequence ATGAAACACACTGTAGACGTAATGATTTCCGAACAGGAAGTAAAAACCCGTATTGCCGAGTTGGGTCGTGAGATCACTGAACACTATCGCGACAGCGGTAGTGAAATGGTTTTGGTCGGGCTGTTACGTGGATCGTTTATGTTTATGGCCGATTTATGCCGCGCTATCGACGTTCCGCATGAGGTCGATTTCATGACGGCTTCAAGCTACGGCAACGGTATGTCGACCACTCGCGATGTGAAAATCCTCAAAGACTTGGACGAAGACATTCGCGGCAAAGATGTGCTGATAGTCGAAGATATTATCGACTCAGGTAATACGCTGAGCAAAGTCCGTGAAATCTTCAAATTGCGCGGCCCGAAATCTCTGGCAATCTGCACGTTGCTCGACAAGCCGGAGCGCCGCGAGGTTGACGTCACCGTGGAGTACGTCGGATTCACCATTCCAGACGAGTTTGTGGTCGGTTATGGTATCGACTACGCACAGCGCTATCGCCATCTGCCGTATGTCGGCAAAGTCACTATGCTCGAAGAGTAA
- the cueO gene encoding multicopper oxidase CueO — MYRRDFIKLAALYGSVAALPAWSRQAFADSRPALPIPEILQPDVRGIYRLRLQQGQSQILTGVNTTIWGVNGNLPGPALRLRRGKPVGVIVENNLPQASTVHWHGLEIPGDADGGPQAMIAPGARREVQFTVDQPATTCWFHPHPHQTSGYQVAMGLAGLVIIDDEDGDKLKIPSRWGVDDIPVILQDKRLNAAGQIDYQLDIMTAAVGWFGQHMLTNGVIYPQHGVSRGWVRLRLLNGCNARSLILATSDRRPLYVIASDGGFLPEPVKVSELPMLMGERFEVMIDCSDGKAFDLVTLPVKQMGMTLAPFDQPLAVLKIQPTITQSGSSLPDSLIALPPLPSHDDIPTRWLQLMMDPQLDQQGMQALMKRYGHGAMAGMSMGNGSADNMAAMPGMSAAGHQSMDMSGGHQNMKMPGMSSSDHAGMAMPQQAAHFDYMTANKINGKAYDMNHPAFAVRQGQYEKWTISGEGDMMLHPFHIHGTQFRILTENGQPVAKHRQGWKDTVRVEGGRSEVLVQFNHRADQQHAYMAHCHLLEHEDTGMMTSFTVA; from the coding sequence ATGTATCGTCGCGATTTTATCAAGCTGGCCGCGTTATACGGCAGCGTCGCTGCCCTTCCTGCATGGAGCCGCCAGGCTTTTGCGGACAGTCGCCCGGCGCTGCCGATCCCCGAGATCCTGCAGCCAGATGTCAGAGGAATCTATCGTCTCAGGCTTCAGCAGGGCCAAAGCCAGATTTTAACGGGTGTTAATACCACGATCTGGGGCGTTAATGGCAATCTGCCTGGCCCCGCGCTGAGACTGCGCAGAGGCAAGCCGGTAGGGGTTATCGTTGAAAATAACTTACCTCAGGCCAGCACGGTACATTGGCACGGACTTGAGATCCCCGGCGATGCAGATGGCGGCCCACAGGCGATGATTGCACCCGGCGCTCGTCGAGAGGTGCAATTTACTGTAGACCAACCTGCGACAACCTGCTGGTTTCACCCTCATCCACATCAGACCAGCGGTTATCAGGTAGCAATGGGGTTGGCGGGATTGGTGATAATTGATGACGAGGATGGCGATAAGCTGAAAATTCCTTCGCGCTGGGGTGTTGATGACATTCCAGTAATTTTGCAGGATAAACGGCTCAACGCGGCCGGTCAGATTGATTATCAGCTCGATATCATGACCGCCGCGGTGGGGTGGTTCGGGCAACACATGCTGACCAACGGCGTGATTTATCCGCAACACGGCGTGTCACGCGGCTGGGTGCGGCTACGTTTGCTTAACGGCTGTAATGCCCGCTCGTTGATACTTGCGACCAGCGATCGTCGCCCGCTGTATGTCATTGCCAGCGACGGCGGTTTCCTGCCGGAACCGGTCAAGGTCAGCGAATTGCCAATGCTGATGGGCGAGCGCTTTGAAGTGATGATCGACTGTTCCGACGGCAAAGCTTTTGATTTGGTAACACTTCCGGTGAAGCAGATGGGCATGACGCTGGCTCCGTTCGACCAGCCACTGGCAGTGCTGAAAATCCAGCCGACTATTACCCAGTCTGGCTCCTCTTTGCCTGATTCGCTGATTGCCTTGCCGCCGCTGCCTTCGCATGATGACATCCCAACGCGCTGGCTACAGCTGATGATGGATCCTCAGCTTGACCAGCAAGGCATGCAGGCACTGATGAAACGCTACGGTCACGGAGCAATGGCGGGTATGAGCATGGGAAACGGCAGCGCGGATAATATGGCTGCAATGCCGGGCATGTCTGCGGCTGGGCATCAGAGTATGGATATGTCGGGTGGGCATCAGAATATGAAAATGCCGGGCATGTCTTCAAGTGACCATGCGGGTATGGCGATGCCGCAACAGGCTGCACACTTTGACTACATGACCGCCAACAAGATTAACGGCAAAGCCTACGATATGAATCACCCGGCGTTTGCAGTCAGGCAGGGGCAATATGAGAAATGGACGATATCTGGCGAAGGAGACATGATGCTGCATCCTTTCCATATCCACGGCACTCAGTTTCGTATCCTTACCGAAAACGGTCAGCCAGTGGCAAAACATCGTCAGGGATGGAAAGATACTGTACGCGTAGAGGGCGGCCGTAGCGAAGTTCTGGTGCAGTTCAACCATCGCGCCGACCAGCAGCATGCCTACATGGCGCACTGTCATCTGCTCGAACATGAGGATACAGGCATGATGACCAGCTTCACCGTTGCCTGA